The Deinococcus carri genome contains a region encoding:
- the ychF gene encoding redox-regulated ATPase YchF gives MGLSIGIVGLPNVGKSTLFNAITRAGALAANYPFATIEPNVGRVTVPDERLSALSKVFTRGERVPPIIPTFVEFVDIAGLVKGASQGEGLGNQFLANIREVDAIAHVVRCFEDENVVHVAGRVDPVDDIETINTELILADLAGLEKRLANLQKKAKGGDKDAREQAELAEQILAVLGEGKPARAGSYDAAIPKDFGLITTKPVIYVANVGENDLTEDNDYVGQVREYAAREGARVVKISAQIEGELAEMPEDEAREFLHDLGVQESGLDQLVKVGYETLGLITFITSGEKEVRAWTIRRGEKAPEAAGEIHSDLERGFIRAEVIEWDKMVEAGGWAGAKSKGWVRTEGKEYVMQDGDIMNVLHSS, from the coding sequence ATGGGACTTTCAATCGGAATCGTCGGCCTTCCCAATGTGGGGAAGTCCACCCTCTTCAATGCCATCACGCGGGCGGGGGCGCTGGCCGCCAACTACCCCTTCGCCACCATCGAGCCGAACGTGGGCCGCGTGACCGTGCCCGACGAGCGCCTCAGCGCGCTGAGCAAGGTGTTCACCCGAGGCGAGCGCGTGCCGCCGATCATCCCCACCTTCGTGGAGTTCGTGGACATCGCCGGACTGGTCAAGGGGGCCAGCCAGGGCGAGGGCCTGGGGAACCAGTTTCTCGCCAACATCCGCGAGGTGGACGCCATCGCCCACGTCGTCCGCTGCTTCGAGGACGAGAACGTGGTGCATGTCGCGGGCCGGGTGGACCCGGTGGACGACATCGAGACGATCAACACCGAGCTGATCCTGGCCGACCTCGCGGGCCTCGAAAAGCGGCTGGCGAACCTCCAGAAAAAGGCCAAGGGCGGCGACAAGGACGCCCGCGAGCAGGCCGAACTCGCGGAGCAGATTCTCGCCGTGCTGGGCGAGGGCAAACCCGCCCGCGCCGGCAGCTACGACGCGGCCATTCCCAAGGATTTCGGCCTGATCACCACCAAGCCCGTGATCTACGTGGCGAACGTGGGCGAGAACGACCTGACCGAAGACAACGACTACGTCGGGCAGGTCCGCGAGTACGCCGCCCGCGAGGGGGCGCGGGTCGTGAAGATCAGCGCCCAGATCGAGGGCGAACTCGCCGAGATGCCGGAAGACGAGGCCCGCGAGTTCCTGCATGACCTGGGCGTGCAGGAAAGCGGCCTGGACCAGCTCGTCAAGGTCGGCTACGAGACGCTGGGCCTGATCACCTTCATCACCTCCGGCGAGAAGGAGGTGCGCGCCTGGACCATCCGCCGCGGCGAAAAGGCCCCCGAGGCCGCCGGGGAGATCCACTCCGACCTGGAACGCGGCTTCATCCGCGCCGAGGTCATCGAGTGGGACAAGATGGTGGAGGCGGGCGGCTGGGCCGGGGCCAAGAGCAAGGGCTGGGTCCGCACCGAGGGCAAGGAGTACGTCATGCAGGACGGGGACATCATGAACGTGCTGCACAGCAGCTAG
- a CDS encoding globin, which yields MTAPITLTGGGSLYERIGPQALAALVGHFYARVAADPDLAPIFPADLTLTAEKQLAFLTGFLGGPPLYHQRFGHPRLRARHLPFPITPTRARAWLACMNAALRETPEIAEADARELYAALSRVAAHMVNTPEEGPGEEGPESGQVFSN from the coding sequence ATGACGGCTCCCATCACGCTCACCGGGGGCGGCAGCCTGTATGAGCGCATCGGCCCGCAGGCGCTGGCCGCGCTCGTGGGGCATTTCTACGCCCGCGTCGCCGCCGACCCCGACCTCGCGCCCATCTTTCCCGCCGACCTCACGCTGACCGCCGAAAAGCAGCTCGCCTTCCTGACCGGGTTTCTGGGCGGGCCGCCCCTGTACCACCAGCGCTTCGGGCACCCGCGCCTGCGCGCCCGGCACCTGCCCTTTCCCATCACGCCCACGCGCGCCCGCGCCTGGCTGGCGTGCATGAACGCCGCGCTGCGCGAGACGCCCGAGATCGCGGAGGCCGACGCGCGCGAACTGTACGCGGCGCTCTCGCGGGTCGCGGCCCACATGGTGAACACGCCGGAAGAGGGGCCGGGGGAGGAGGGGCCTGAATCTGGACAGGTTTTTTCAAATTGA
- a CDS encoding EAL domain-containing protein, which translates to MTAPPPGVCRACQTPRQTPLPIAMAFQPIVDVRAREVYAYEALVRGPEGQPAGWVFEQLGEGDIYPFDQACRVTAIRSAARLGLPTLGLQTRLSINFLPNAVYEPANCLRATLRAAQEVGFPLDRLMFEITEHEHVLDEAHVRRIIDSYRQYGFTTALDDYGSGHANAGLLLAVRPDVIKLDMVLVRGLDQDTWRQSLVRSLARFAQDVGCLVIAEGIETADEARCLWELGITHMQGYFFARPGFECLPPVPDEVFGLFAPHAS; encoded by the coding sequence ATGACTGCTCCCCCGCCCGGAGTCTGCCGCGCCTGCCAGACTCCACGCCAGACACCCCTGCCGATCGCGATGGCCTTTCAGCCGATCGTGGACGTGCGGGCGCGCGAGGTCTACGCCTACGAGGCGCTGGTGCGTGGCCCCGAGGGACAGCCCGCGGGCTGGGTCTTCGAGCAGCTCGGGGAGGGGGATATCTATCCCTTCGACCAGGCCTGCCGCGTGACGGCCATCCGGTCGGCGGCCCGGCTGGGCCTGCCGACGCTGGGCCTGCAAACGCGGCTGTCCATCAACTTCCTGCCGAACGCGGTGTACGAGCCGGCCAACTGCCTGCGGGCCACCCTGCGCGCAGCCCAGGAGGTGGGGTTTCCCCTCGACCGCCTGATGTTCGAGATCACCGAGCACGAGCACGTGCTGGACGAGGCGCACGTGCGCCGCATCATCGACAGCTACCGACAGTACGGCTTCACGACCGCGCTGGACGACTACGGTTCGGGCCATGCCAACGCGGGCCTGCTGCTGGCGGTCCGGCCCGACGTGATCAAGCTGGACATGGTGCTGGTTCGGGGGCTGGATCAGGACACCTGGCGTCAGAGCCTCGTGCGGAGCCTGGCGCGTTTTGCCCAGGACGTGGGCTGCCTGGTGATCGCCGAGGGCATCGAGACGGCGGACGAGGCCCGCTGCCTGTGGGAACTGGGCATCACGCATATGCAGGGCTATTTCTTCGCCCGCCCCGGCTTCGAGTGTCTGCCGCCCGTCCCGGACGAGGTGTTCGGCCTGTTTGCTCCCCACGCTTCCTGA
- a CDS encoding metalloregulator ArsR/SmtB family transcription factor, which yields MTAGPPLPTPHAAPPLPAPERTKHRLLELLKRHGPQTVQDLAGHLGVSVPGARRHLLDLQDQGLIEARTERPGGRGRPQHVFLLTDRGEAAFPKTYSLLCLDVLRHVQTLFGEGAALQVLDARSAELAGQLAAELPDNLAPEERVRAFAAWLTGMGYDAVTEQDEDGTWFIVERNCPNLTVARQYPELCRSELGLFVQVLGLPVTRETRIACGQGSCRYRIGS from the coding sequence GTGACCGCCGGGCCTCCCCTTCCCACGCCGCACGCCGCGCCGCCGCTGCCCGCCCCCGAGCGCACCAAGCACCGGCTGCTGGAGCTGCTCAAGCGCCACGGCCCGCAGACGGTGCAGGACCTGGCCGGACACCTGGGGGTCAGTGTGCCGGGCGCGCGGCGGCACCTGCTCGACCTTCAGGACCAGGGCCTGATCGAGGCCCGCACCGAGCGGCCCGGCGGGCGCGGGCGGCCCCAGCACGTCTTTCTGCTCACCGACCGGGGCGAGGCGGCCTTTCCCAAGACGTACTCGCTGCTGTGCCTGGACGTGCTGCGGCATGTGCAGACCCTCTTCGGGGAGGGGGCCGCGCTTCAGGTGCTCGACGCCCGCAGCGCGGAACTGGCCGGGCAGTTGGCGGCCGAACTGCCGGACAACCTCGCGCCCGAGGAGCGTGTGCGGGCCTTTGCGGCGTGGCTGACGGGCATGGGCTACGACGCCGTGACCGAGCAGGACGAGGACGGCACCTGGTTCATCGTGGAGCGCAACTGCCCGAACCTCACAGTGGCGCGGCAGTACCCCGAGCTGTGCAGAAGCGAGCTGGGGCTGTTCGTGCAGGTGCTGGGCCTGCCGGTGACGCGCGAGACACGCATCGCCTGTGGGCAGGGCAGTTGCCGCTACCGGATCGGTTCCTGA
- a CDS encoding 2'-5' RNA ligase family protein, producing MSGAGDARRAPGPLYSLVAWPPEALDTWLRRTQERLNVRGFGAPHLNLRAPFQTELSSTELVAAFRDVLRGEEPFEVRVRGWKRLPHVFFLECEPGPHLLDLHARALSVGPSSRAPHDGAGYTPHLTLALGVLPWAEDLLWLQVQATRPPMDRFTVNVLSLTREERGEVQEVHTFPLEGAGTPDEAERPSQEAEPDLSP from the coding sequence ATGTCCGGCGCTGGTGACGCGCGCCGGGCACCGGGGCCGCTCTACAGCCTGGTCGCCTGGCCCCCCGAGGCGCTCGACACCTGGCTGCGGCGCACGCAGGAGCGCCTGAACGTGCGGGGCTTCGGGGCACCTCACCTGAACCTGCGTGCCCCCTTTCAGACGGAGCTGAGCAGCACCGAGCTGGTCGCCGCCTTCCGGGACGTGCTGCGCGGCGAGGAACCGTTCGAGGTGCGGGTCAGGGGCTGGAAACGGCTGCCCCACGTCTTCTTTCTGGAATGCGAACCCGGCCCCCACCTGCTGGACCTGCACGCCCGCGCCCTGAGCGTCGGGCCATCGAGCCGCGCCCCCCACGACGGCGCGGGCTACACACCGCACCTCACGCTGGCGCTGGGCGTGTTGCCCTGGGCCGAGGACCTGCTCTGGCTGCAGGTGCAGGCCACCCGGCCGCCCATGGACCGCTTTACCGTCAATGTCCTGAGCCTCACCCGTGAGGAACGCGGCGAGGTGCAGGAGGTGCATACCTTTCCGCTGGAAGGCGCAGGCACCCCCGACGAGGCCGAACGGCCCAGCCAGGAGGCAGAACCGGACCTGTCGCCATAG
- a CDS encoding bifunctional 3-deoxy-7-phosphoheptulonate synthase/chorismate mutase, which translates to MTQRSIDDLRAEVDDINRDLLSLLSRRGEVVAQIGRAKSQEGRPQHYDPAREEQQLRVLEGLNPGPFTNAAVKAIFKEIFRASLDLEESNDKKQLLVSRKVQPTDTVLDIDGVRIGGDAPPVVIAGPCSIESEEQMEETARFLASRGVKILRGGAYKPRTSPYGFQGMGVDGLIIGGRAARENGMLFVTEVMDTRDVEVVAEHADILQVGARNMHNFALLREVGRSRRPVLLKRGLSATIEEWLYAAEYILSEGNPEVILCERGIRTFEKWTRNTLDLSAVALAKQETHLPVIVDVTHAAGRRDLLIPLAKAALAVGADGIHVEVHPSPATALSDNEQQLDFAGYDRFTDALAPLLKVPATV; encoded by the coding sequence ATGACCCAACGCAGCATCGACGACCTCCGCGCCGAGGTCGATGACATCAACCGCGACCTTCTCAGCCTGCTCTCGCGCCGGGGCGAGGTGGTCGCGCAGATCGGCCGCGCCAAGAGCCAGGAGGGCCGCCCCCAGCACTACGACCCCGCCCGCGAGGAACAGCAGCTCCGCGTTCTGGAGGGCCTGAACCCCGGTCCCTTCACGAACGCCGCCGTCAAGGCCATCTTCAAGGAAATCTTCCGGGCCAGCCTGGACCTGGAGGAGAGCAACGACAAGAAGCAGCTGCTGGTGTCGCGCAAGGTGCAGCCCACCGACACCGTGCTGGACATTGACGGCGTGCGTATCGGCGGGGACGCGCCGCCCGTCGTCATCGCCGGGCCGTGCTCCATCGAGTCCGAAGAACAGATGGAGGAAACCGCCCGCTTCCTGGCCTCGCGCGGCGTGAAGATTCTGCGCGGCGGCGCGTACAAACCCCGCACCAGCCCCTACGGCTTCCAGGGGATGGGCGTGGACGGCCTGATCATCGGCGGCCGCGCGGCCCGCGAGAACGGGATGCTGTTCGTCACTGAGGTGATGGACACCCGCGACGTGGAGGTGGTGGCCGAACACGCCGACATCCTCCAGGTGGGCGCGCGCAACATGCACAACTTCGCTCTGCTGCGCGAGGTGGGCCGCTCGCGCCGCCCGGTGCTGCTCAAGCGCGGCCTGAGCGCCACCATCGAGGAATGGCTCTACGCCGCCGAGTACATCCTCTCGGAGGGCAACCCGGAAGTGATTCTCTGCGAACGCGGCATCCGCACCTTCGAGAAGTGGACCCGTAACACCCTCGACCTCTCGGCGGTGGCCCTCGCCAAGCAGGAAACGCACCTGCCCGTCATCGTGGACGTGACCCACGCCGCCGGACGCCGTGACCTGCTGATTCCGCTGGCTAAGGCCGCGCTCGCGGTCGGCGCGGACGGTATCCACGTGGAAGTCCACCCCAGCCCCGCCACGGCGCTCAGCGACAACGAGCAGCAGCTCGACTTCGCCGGGTACGACCGCTTCACGGACGCGCTCGCGCCGCTGCTGAAGGTGCCCGCGACGGTGTAG
- a CDS encoding membrane protein, with protein MTRPAPLAALTRLPLPGRYALLVSGLFLYGLSLRLMLDARVGLAPWEAFHLGVTRHLPLSIGLVSILTGVLIVAFTALRLRERIGPGTVINVLLIGLFLDLLGPLVPDPAGLPARWVQFVLGVALLGFATGTYVAAGLGAGPRDGLVLGLSRQTGWEVARVRTGIELAVLGLGWLLGGLVGWGTLVFALGSGPAMSLGLGLYGLGRGGKREASQRKLGPVPSRRAR; from the coding sequence GTGACCCGTCCCGCTCCCCTCGCCGCCCTCACCCGCCTGCCGCTGCCGGGGCGGTACGCGCTGCTGGTTTCCGGCCTCTTTCTGTATGGCCTGAGCCTGCGCCTGATGCTCGACGCGCGGGTGGGGCTGGCCCCCTGGGAAGCCTTTCACCTGGGCGTGACCCGGCATCTGCCCCTCAGCATCGGTCTGGTCAGCATCCTGACCGGCGTGCTGATCGTGGCCTTCACGGCGCTGCGCCTGCGCGAGCGTATCGGGCCGGGCACCGTTATCAACGTGCTGCTGATCGGCCTCTTTCTCGACCTGCTGGGACCGCTGGTGCCGGACCCGGCGGGCCTGCCCGCGCGCTGGGTGCAGTTTGTGCTGGGGGTGGCGCTGCTGGGCTTTGCCACCGGCACCTACGTGGCGGCGGGGCTGGGGGCAGGGCCGCGCGACGGGTTGGTGCTGGGCCTCAGCCGGCAGACGGGCTGGGAGGTGGCGCGTGTCCGCACCGGCATCGAACTGGCGGTGCTGGGGCTGGGGTGGCTGCTGGGCGGCCTGGTGGGGTGGGGCACGCTGGTCTTCGCGCTGGGCAGCGGCCCCGCGATGAGCCTGGGTCTGGGGCTGTACGGGCTGGGGCGCGGCGGCAAACGGGAAGCCAGCCAGAGGAAGCTTGGCCCTGTCCCGTCCCGGCGGGCGCGCTAG